In Mycolicibacterium mucogenicum DSM 44124, the following are encoded in one genomic region:
- a CDS encoding MFS transporter — protein sequence MSAVTEGDCPTPTRLPAEIWVLAGANIVIALGYGVVAPVLPAYARNFGVSISAATFVITAFAAMRLIFAPPSGLLVQKLGERRVYLTGLLIVALSTLACAFAETYWQLLVFRSLGGAGSAMFTVSSLALMIRLSPFDARGRVAGLFSSAFMIGGVAGPVVGSLTAGLGLSVPFAIYGAALVVAAVVVFVSLRNSTLAAPDEEAVGPTVSVRTVLRNRAYQAALLSNLAAGWAALGLRVALVPLFVVDVLHRSAGMAGLVLAMFAIGNVCAVIPSGHLSDRVGRRKLMIVGLTVSAASTALLGWTTSLPVFLVIAFVTGAASGVFVSPQQAAVADIIGNRARGGTAVATFQMMSDLGTIVGSLAAGQIAQHVSFTAAFGVGGVILLAAAVCWSLAPETRRSGDDEETPICPLGHEPVEGSL from the coding sequence GCCCCGGTACTGCCGGCGTACGCCCGCAACTTCGGTGTCAGCATCAGCGCGGCGACGTTCGTCATCACCGCGTTCGCCGCGATGCGCCTGATCTTCGCGCCGCCCAGCGGCCTGCTGGTGCAGAAGCTCGGTGAGCGGCGCGTCTATCTCACCGGCCTGCTGATTGTCGCGTTGTCGACGCTGGCCTGCGCGTTTGCGGAGACCTACTGGCAGCTGTTGGTGTTCCGATCCCTCGGTGGTGCGGGCTCGGCAATGTTCACGGTGTCGTCGCTGGCGCTGATGATCCGGCTGTCGCCGTTCGACGCCCGTGGCCGGGTGGCCGGGTTGTTCTCGAGCGCATTCATGATCGGTGGCGTGGCCGGGCCGGTGGTCGGCAGCCTGACCGCCGGGTTGGGTCTGTCCGTGCCGTTCGCCATCTACGGGGCGGCGCTGGTGGTCGCCGCGGTCGTGGTGTTCGTCAGCCTGCGGAACTCGACGCTGGCCGCTCCGGACGAGGAGGCGGTCGGGCCGACGGTGTCGGTGCGAACCGTGCTGCGCAACCGTGCCTATCAGGCCGCCCTGCTGTCGAACCTGGCGGCCGGATGGGCGGCGCTGGGCCTACGCGTGGCGCTGGTGCCGCTGTTCGTCGTCGACGTGCTGCACCGTAGCGCGGGCATGGCCGGCCTGGTGCTGGCGATGTTCGCGATCGGCAACGTCTGTGCCGTGATTCCCAGCGGGCACCTGTCAGACCGGGTGGGCCGCCGCAAATTGATGATCGTCGGCTTGACGGTGTCGGCCGCCTCGACGGCGCTGCTCGGCTGGACCACGTCGCTGCCGGTCTTCCTCGTGATCGCGTTCGTGACGGGTGCGGCGAGTGGCGTCTTCGTCTCGCCCCAGCAGGCGGCCGTCGCGGACATCATCGGCAACCGCGCACGCGGCGGTACCGCCGTGGCGACCTTTCAGATGATGTCGGACCTCGGCACGATCGTCGGCTCCCTGGCCGCCGGACAGATCGCCCAGCACGTGTCCTTCACCGCCGCATTCGGCGTCGGCGGGGTGATCCTGCTGGCGGCTGCGGTGTGTTGGTCGCTGGCCCCGGAAACGCGTCGATCCGGTGACGACGAGGAGACCCCAATCTGTCCACTAGGCCACGAGCCGGTGGAAGGGTCTCTCTGA